A DNA window from Rhizobium sp. NXC14 contains the following coding sequences:
- a CDS encoding globin-coupled sensor protein: MTSQQTDSALRQRLDFIELDEAARRSIRDLSPVISELIGGALDKFYAKIAKTPAVSGFFADKNHVAHAKKRQQDHWGKLAGGAFDETYVDGVTAVGRTPARIGLEPRWYVGGYALVLSELVKGIMEKQWPSVFARQQGKLLAEKLSAVIKAGMLDMDYSISVYLETLEAKRQALEQQRAQAEADQAMALEQLRRGLEALSSGDLEATLPSDLPGNFRQMAEDYNRAVKALRHSFASVRDTSGHIMNGADVISNATNDLALRTAQQAAGVEESSAALQQLSVSVGQTAANAEKASDAVRETQQKAKNSGELVTSAVSAMAGIEKSSTEISKIIGVIDEIAFQTNLLALNAGVEAARAGDAGKGFAVVAQEVRQLAQRTADAAKEIKNLISQSSSQVNEGVGIVSSTGEALNDMISRIDIINRFVADIAAAARDQAIGVNEVSVAIRSMGEITQQNSGMVERTSAETRRLKDEVDQLIELLRRFRVRSEGHAVVGARRAA; this comes from the coding sequence ATGACATCCCAGCAGACCGACAGTGCACTCAGGCAGCGCCTCGATTTCATCGAACTGGACGAGGCGGCGCGCCGGTCGATACGGGATCTCAGCCCCGTCATATCAGAGCTAATCGGCGGCGCCCTCGACAAGTTCTATGCCAAGATCGCCAAGACCCCCGCCGTCTCAGGCTTTTTCGCCGACAAGAACCATGTCGCCCATGCCAAGAAGCGGCAGCAGGATCATTGGGGCAAGCTTGCAGGCGGCGCCTTCGACGAAACCTACGTCGACGGCGTGACCGCGGTCGGGCGCACGCCCGCCCGCATCGGGCTGGAGCCGCGCTGGTATGTGGGCGGCTATGCCCTGGTTCTGTCCGAGCTCGTCAAGGGCATCATGGAGAAGCAGTGGCCGTCGGTCTTTGCGCGCCAGCAGGGCAAATTGCTCGCCGAGAAGCTGTCGGCGGTCATCAAGGCCGGCATGCTCGACATGGATTATTCGATCTCGGTCTACCTCGAGACGCTTGAAGCCAAGCGCCAGGCTCTGGAACAGCAGCGTGCCCAGGCCGAGGCCGATCAGGCGATGGCGCTGGAGCAGCTGCGCCGCGGTCTGGAGGCGCTGTCGAGCGGCGATCTCGAGGCCACTCTGCCATCCGACCTGCCCGGTAATTTTCGGCAGATGGCCGAGGATTACAACCGTGCCGTCAAGGCGCTGCGCCATTCCTTCGCATCGGTGCGCGACACGTCGGGCCATATCATGAATGGCGCCGACGTCATCTCCAATGCGACCAACGATCTCGCATTGCGCACTGCCCAGCAGGCGGCCGGCGTCGAGGAGAGTTCGGCTGCCCTGCAGCAGCTTTCCGTCAGCGTCGGCCAGACCGCCGCCAATGCCGAGAAGGCTTCGGACGCCGTACGCGAGACGCAGCAGAAGGCGAAGAATTCGGGCGAACTCGTCACCAGCGCCGTGTCGGCGATGGCCGGTATCGAGAAATCCTCGACGGAGATTTCCAAAATTATCGGCGTCATCGACGAAATCGCCTTCCAGACCAATCTTCTGGCGCTGAACGCCGGCGTTGAGGCGGCGCGCGCCGGTGATGCCGGCAAGGGTTTTGCGGTCGTCGCGCAGGAAGTCCGCCAGCTCGCCCAGCGCACGGCCGATGCGGCCAAGGAGATCAAGAACCTGATCTCGCAGAGTTCGAGTCAGGTTAACGAGGGTGTCGGCATCGTCTCGAGCACCGGCGAGGCGCTGAACGATATGATCAGCCGCATCGATATCATCAACCGCTTCGTCGCCGATATCGCCGCCGCCGCCCGCGATCAGGCGATTGGCGTCAACGAGGTCAGCGTGGCGATCCGCAGCATGGGCGAAATCACCCAGCAGAATTCCGGCATGGTCGAGCGCACGTCGGCGGAAACCCGCCGCCTCAAGGACGAGGTGGACCAGCTGATCGAGCTGTTGCGCCGCTTCCGCGTCCGTTCGGAAGGCCACGCCGTCGTCGGTGCCCGCCGGGCGGCCTGA
- the def gene encoding peptide deformylase, translating to MTIKPLIILPDPVLRQLSKPIERVDADLQRLADDMLETMYDAPGIGLAAIQIGVPRRMLVIDVSREGEEKQPQVFINPEIVKSSDERSVYEEGCLSIPDYYAEVERPAVVSVKYLDRDGREQMVEADGLLATCLQHEIDHLNGVLFIDHISRLKREMVIKKFTKAAKSKAL from the coding sequence ATGACCATCAAGCCACTTATCATTCTTCCCGACCCCGTTCTCCGTCAGCTCTCCAAGCCGATCGAGCGTGTGGATGCCGACCTGCAGCGCCTTGCCGACGACATGCTGGAAACCATGTACGACGCGCCGGGCATCGGCCTCGCCGCAATCCAGATCGGCGTGCCACGCCGCATGCTGGTCATTGACGTCTCCCGCGAGGGCGAGGAAAAGCAGCCGCAGGTCTTCATCAATCCGGAGATCGTCAAATCGTCCGACGAGCGCTCGGTCTATGAGGAAGGCTGCTTGTCGATTCCGGACTATTATGCCGAGGTCGAGCGCCCGGCTGTCGTCTCGGTCAAATACCTCGACCGCGACGGCAGGGAACAGATGGTGGAAGCCGACGGGCTGCTTGCCACCTGCCTGCAGCACGAGATCGATCACTTGAACGGCGTGCTCTTCATCGACCATATCTCACGGCTGAAGCGGGAGATGGTGATCAAGAAGTTCACCAAGGCGGCAAAGTCCAAGGCCCTCTGA
- a CDS encoding plasmid stabilization protein — protein MGDLLIRNISDAMKRDIAEAAQRSGNSLSDEAKELLREALQRKAEAKPEPMSAYEAIRAAFVSENAVDDEFVAVMKEVEAARKKDFGRPFEDIE, from the coding sequence GTGGGCGACCTTCTGATCCGAAATATTTCCGACGCAATGAAGCGAGACATCGCGGAAGCGGCCCAACGGAGTGGGAACAGCCTTTCTGATGAGGCCAAGGAGCTTTTGCGGGAAGCGCTTCAAAGAAAAGCCGAGGCCAAGCCTGAGCCTATGTCGGCATATGAAGCGATACGCGCCGCGTTCGTAAGCGAAAACGCGGTGGACGACGAATTTGTCGCGGTCATGAAAGAAGTCGAGGCCGCGCGGAAAAAGGATTTCGGTCGGCCGTTCGAGGATATCGAATGA
- a CDS encoding type II toxin-antitoxin system VapC family toxin gives MIVLDTNVVSEFAKLLPDEKVKTWLQRQDGSRIWLCAVGLMEQIYGAERVLLKTGSDRFFRAIENLVKGQFRDRIVGWDLEAAMATGRLRARRESVGRPLSVQDAMIAAICLVNGATLATRNTRDFEGLDLKLINPFEDG, from the coding sequence ATGATCGTTCTGGATACGAATGTAGTATCAGAATTCGCAAAGTTATTGCCAGATGAAAAAGTGAAGACCTGGTTGCAGCGGCAGGATGGTTCGCGGATCTGGCTTTGCGCCGTCGGGTTGATGGAGCAGATTTATGGCGCTGAAAGGGTTCTGTTGAAGACAGGATCGGACCGCTTCTTCCGTGCCATAGAGAATTTGGTGAAGGGCCAATTTCGTGACCGTATCGTCGGTTGGGATTTGGAAGCGGCAATGGCAACGGGCCGTCTGCGCGCAAGACGCGAAAGCGTGGGACGGCCACTTTCGGTTCAGGATGCCATGATTGCCGCCATTTGCCTTGTAAACGGTGCGACGCTTGCCACCCGCAACACCAGAGATTTCGAGGGGCTTGATCTCAAGCTCATAAACCCGTTTGAAGACGGCTGA
- the fmt gene encoding methionyl-tRNA formyltransferase, with amino-acid sequence MSLRIIFMGTPEFSVPTLRLLVDAGHKIVAVYTQPPRPGGRRGLDLQKSPVHQAAELLGLPVFTPVNFKDAEERERFAAFKADVGVVVAYGLLLPEAVLNGTREGCYNGHASLLPRWRGAAPIQRAIMAGDDKTGMMVMKMDKGLDTGAVAMTREVEIGPDMTAGELHDRLMLVGAKAIAEAMVKLEMNDLPLTPQREEGVLYAAKIDKAETRIDFARNARDVHNHIRGLAPFPGAWFELEIGGRPERVKVLGSELADGQGAAGELLTDDLVVACASGAVRLTRLQKAGGKPMAAADFLRGTPLAAGTRLS; translated from the coding sequence ATGTCTCTTCGCATCATCTTTATGGGAACGCCTGAGTTCTCGGTTCCGACCTTGCGCTTGCTCGTCGACGCCGGCCACAAAATCGTCGCCGTCTACACACAGCCGCCGCGGCCGGGCGGACGCCGCGGGCTCGATCTGCAGAAATCGCCGGTGCATCAGGCGGCCGAACTGCTCGGTCTTCCCGTCTTCACGCCGGTCAATTTCAAAGATGCCGAGGAGCGCGAGCGGTTTGCCGCCTTCAAGGCCGATGTCGGCGTCGTCGTCGCCTACGGACTGCTGTTGCCGGAGGCCGTTTTGAACGGCACCCGCGAGGGCTGTTACAACGGTCATGCTTCGCTGCTGCCGCGCTGGCGCGGTGCTGCGCCAATCCAGCGGGCGATCATGGCCGGCGACGACAAGACCGGCATGATGGTGATGAAGATGGACAAGGGGCTCGACACCGGCGCGGTCGCAATGACCCGCGAAGTCGAGATTGGTCCGGACATGACGGCGGGCGAATTGCACGACCGGCTGATGCTCGTTGGCGCCAAGGCTATAGCGGAAGCCATGGTGAAGCTGGAGATGAACGACCTGCCGCTGACGCCGCAGCGGGAGGAGGGCGTGCTGTACGCCGCCAAGATCGACAAGGCTGAGACGCGCATCGATTTTGCAAGAAACGCCCGTGATGTGCACAACCATATCCGCGGCCTGGCGCCGTTTCCCGGCGCCTGGTTCGAGCTAGAGATCGGCGGCAGGCCGGAGCGGGTCAAGGTGCTGGGATCCGAACTGGCCGACGGGCAGGGCGCTGCCGGAGAGCTGCTGACCGACGATCTCGTCGTCGCCTGCGCTTCCGGCGCCGTGCGGTTGACACGGCTGCAGAAGGCCGGCGGCAAGCCGATGGCCGCGGCGGATTTCCTCCGAGGCACGCCGCTTGCGGCCGGCACGAGGCTTTCCTGA
- the truA gene encoding tRNA pseudouridine(38-40) synthase TruA, translated as MPRFRMTVEYDGGPYVGWQRQENGPSVQGAIEAAVLSLTGETLSIRGAGRTDSGVHAMGQVIHADLSKSWSPYKLQNALNAHLRLAGERVSILDVEAAPDFFDARFSALRRHYLYRIVSRRAPLALEAGKAWWVPKALDHEVMHAAAQRLVGRHDFSTFRSAHCQANSPVRTLDRLDVTRNGELIEIRATAQSFLHNQIRSFAGTLKLAGEGKWTPEDVQAALEAQDRKACGPVAPPEGLYFMQVDYPEVITDRRRPRDENDDPS; from the coding sequence ATGCCGCGTTTCCGCATGACTGTCGAATATGACGGCGGCCCCTATGTCGGCTGGCAGCGGCAGGAGAACGGACCCTCGGTGCAGGGCGCGATCGAGGCGGCGGTATTGTCGCTGACCGGCGAGACCCTGTCGATCCGCGGCGCCGGCCGCACCGATTCCGGCGTCCACGCCATGGGACAGGTGATCCATGCCGATCTTTCCAAGAGTTGGTCGCCCTACAAGCTGCAAAATGCCTTGAACGCGCATCTGCGGCTTGCCGGCGAGCGTGTCTCCATTCTCGACGTCGAGGCTGCTCCCGACTTCTTCGACGCCCGCTTTTCGGCACTGCGGCGCCATTACCTCTACCGCATCGTCAGCCGCCGGGCGCCGCTGGCGCTAGAAGCCGGCAAGGCCTGGTGGGTGCCGAAGGCACTTGATCACGAGGTCATGCACGCCGCCGCTCAGCGGCTGGTCGGCAGGCACGATTTCTCCACTTTTCGCTCCGCCCATTGTCAGGCGAACAGCCCTGTGCGCACGCTCGACCGGCTTGACGTGACGCGAAATGGCGAATTGATCGAGATCCGCGCCACGGCGCAGAGCTTCCTCCACAACCAGATCCGTTCCTTCGCCGGCACGCTGAAGCTCGCCGGTGAAGGCAAATGGACGCCTGAAGATGTGCAGGCTGCGCTGGAGGCGCAGGATCGCAAGGCTTGCGGCCCGGTGGCGCCGCCGGAAGGCCTCTATTTCATGCAGGTGGATTATCCCGAGGTGATCACCGACCGGCGAAGGCCGCGCGACGAAAACGACGATCCGTCGTAA
- the dapE gene encoding succinyl-diaminopimelate desuccinylase — MTVTDPVANLQTLIRCPSVTPSEGGALTALAAMLAPLGFKVDKVRASEEGTPDIENLYARLGSGGPHLMFAGHTDVVPVGDEAAWTHPPFAAEISKGELFGRGAVDMKGGIACFVAAVARHIEKNGPPAGSLSFLITGDEEGPAINGTIKLLQWAAERGERWDACLVGEPTNPDRLGDMIKIGRRGSLSGRIIVHGVQGHAAYPHLADNPVRGILQLTQALMDPPFDGGTDDFQPSNLEVTTVDVGNPATNVIPAKASASFNIRFNDSWTVETLRAEILRRLEAAAGNGQLRPGGEPVKYDIVWADRPSHVFLTRNNALIASLSSAIESVAGRSPALSTTGGTSDARFIKDYCPVVEFGLVGQTMHMVDERVTLADLETLTAIYETFIDRWFAHAGS, encoded by the coding sequence ATGACCGTTACCGATCCCGTCGCCAATCTGCAGACGCTGATTCGCTGCCCCTCCGTCACACCATCCGAAGGCGGCGCGCTGACGGCCCTCGCGGCGATGCTTGCGCCGCTTGGCTTCAAAGTCGACAAAGTGAGAGCGAGCGAAGAGGGAACGCCCGATATCGAGAACCTTTATGCCCGCCTCGGCAGCGGCGGCCCGCACTTGATGTTTGCCGGCCATACCGATGTCGTGCCCGTTGGCGATGAAGCCGCCTGGACGCACCCGCCTTTTGCCGCGGAGATATCAAAGGGCGAACTCTTCGGCCGCGGCGCCGTCGACATGAAGGGCGGCATCGCCTGTTTCGTCGCCGCCGTTGCCCGCCACATCGAAAAGAACGGGCCGCCTGCCGGCTCACTCTCTTTCCTGATTACCGGCGACGAAGAGGGCCCGGCGATCAACGGCACCATCAAACTGCTGCAATGGGCGGCGGAGCGCGGCGAACGCTGGGACGCCTGCCTTGTGGGAGAACCGACCAATCCTGACCGGCTCGGTGACATGATCAAGATCGGCCGGCGCGGCTCGCTGTCGGGCAGGATCATCGTACACGGCGTTCAGGGCCATGCCGCTTACCCGCACCTCGCCGACAATCCGGTGCGTGGTATACTGCAGCTGACGCAGGCGCTGATGGATCCGCCTTTCGACGGCGGCACCGACGATTTCCAGCCGTCGAACCTCGAGGTGACGACGGTTGATGTCGGCAATCCTGCGACGAACGTCATTCCGGCCAAGGCATCGGCAAGCTTCAACATCCGCTTCAACGACAGCTGGACCGTGGAAACGCTGCGCGCCGAAATCCTGCGCCGGCTCGAAGCCGCCGCCGGCAATGGCCAGCTGCGTCCGGGCGGCGAGCCAGTCAAATACGATATCGTCTGGGCGGACCGGCCGAGCCATGTCTTCCTGACCCGCAACAACGCCCTGATTGCTTCGCTATCGTCTGCCATCGAAAGCGTGGCCGGCCGGTCTCCGGCGCTTTCGACGACCGGCGGCACGTCGGATGCGCGCTTCATCAAGGACTATTGCCCGGTCGTCGAGTTCGGCCTGGTCGGCCAGACGATGCATATGGTCGACGAGCGCGTTACTCTTGCCGATCTGGAGACGCTGACGGCGATCTACGAGACCTTCATCGACCGCTGGTTCGCCCATGCCGGGTCTTAG
- the dapD gene encoding 2,3,4,5-tetrahydropyridine-2,6-dicarboxylate N-succinyltransferase, whose protein sequence is MSATDLASLEKTIEAAFDNRDNVNVSTKGEVRDAVEAALDLLDSGKARVATRGADGAWTVNQWLKKAVLLSFRLNDMEVVKGGSGNSTWWDKVPSKFENWGENQFRAAGFRAVPNCVVRRSAYIAPNAILMPSFVNLGAYVGEGTMVDTWATVGSCAQIGKHVHLSGGVGIGGVLEPMQAGPTIIEDNCFIGARSEVVEGCIIREGSVLGMGVYIGKSTKIVDRATGEVMYGEVPPYSVVVAGSMASANATMANGQPAPHLYCAVIVKRVDEQTRSKTGINELLRD, encoded by the coding sequence ATGAGCGCCACCGACCTCGCATCCCTGGAAAAGACCATCGAAGCCGCCTTCGACAATCGCGATAATGTGAACGTGTCGACGAAGGGCGAGGTCCGTGATGCGGTCGAAGCGGCGCTCGATCTGCTCGATTCCGGCAAGGCCCGCGTGGCGACCCGCGGCGCCGACGGCGCCTGGACGGTCAATCAGTGGCTGAAGAAGGCGGTGCTCTTGTCCTTCCGCCTCAACGACATGGAAGTGGTCAAGGGCGGCTCGGGCAATTCCACCTGGTGGGACAAGGTCCCCTCGAAGTTCGAGAACTGGGGCGAAAATCAGTTTCGCGCCGCGGGCTTCCGCGCCGTTCCGAACTGCGTCGTGCGCCGCTCGGCTTATATCGCCCCGAATGCGATCCTGATGCCCTCCTTCGTCAATCTCGGCGCCTATGTCGGCGAAGGCACGATGGTCGACACCTGGGCAACAGTCGGCTCCTGCGCGCAGATCGGCAAACATGTGCATCTCTCCGGCGGCGTCGGCATCGGCGGCGTGCTCGAACCGATGCAGGCCGGCCCGACCATCATCGAAGACAATTGCTTCATCGGCGCCCGTTCCGAAGTGGTCGAAGGCTGCATCATCCGCGAAGGCTCGGTGCTCGGCATGGGCGTCTATATCGGCAAGTCGACCAAAATTGTCGACCGCGCCACCGGCGAGGTGATGTACGGCGAAGTGCCGCCGTATTCCGTCGTCGTCGCCGGCTCGATGGCCTCAGCCAACGCGACGATGGCAAACGGCCAGCCGGCGCCGCATCTTTACTGCGCCGTCATCGTCAAGCGCGTCGACGAACAGACCCGCTCCAAGACTGGTATCAACGAGCTGCTTCGCGATTGA
- a CDS encoding LOG family protein codes for MAKGRNGGSRRKDGVWDPLKSSSTDRQRAEAVPKTPQTLSPAYRLAYVDEDFLCREELRPIRLQLELLKTEMMLTERGIRSTVVMFGGARIPAPGQSAWAARNEIQRANLEAASVYYDEARKFARLCSKYSAGFDFQEYVIVTGGGPGVMEAGNRGAADEGAPSIGLNIVLPHEQAPNVYVTPELSFNFHYFAIRKMHFMVRAKAIAVFPGGFGTLDEFFECLTLIQTGRMERLPLILFGEAFWRRIINFEALAEFGTIAPDDVKLISFVDTADAAWKIVQDFYEHREPGQSL; via the coding sequence ATGGCAAAGGGACGAAACGGCGGTTCTAGGCGCAAGGACGGCGTATGGGACCCGTTGAAGAGCAGCTCGACCGACAGGCAGCGCGCCGAGGCCGTGCCGAAGACGCCGCAGACGCTGTCGCCGGCCTATCGCCTAGCCTATGTCGACGAGGATTTCCTCTGCCGTGAGGAGTTGCGGCCGATCCGCCTGCAATTGGAACTGCTGAAGACGGAGATGATGCTGACTGAGCGCGGCATCCGGTCGACCGTCGTCATGTTCGGCGGCGCCCGCATTCCCGCCCCCGGCCAGAGTGCCTGGGCGGCGCGCAACGAGATCCAGCGCGCCAATCTGGAGGCGGCCTCCGTCTATTATGACGAGGCGCGCAAATTTGCCCGTCTCTGCTCGAAATATTCGGCTGGCTTCGACTTTCAGGAATATGTCATCGTGACCGGCGGCGGCCCCGGCGTCATGGAGGCCGGCAATCGCGGTGCGGCCGACGAAGGCGCGCCGTCAATCGGTCTCAACATCGTGCTGCCGCACGAGCAGGCCCCGAATGTCTATGTCACGCCGGAGCTCAGCTTCAACTTCCACTATTTCGCCATTCGCAAGATGCATTTCATGGTGCGCGCCAAGGCGATCGCGGTCTTCCCCGGCGGCTTCGGAACGCTCGATGAATTCTTCGAATGCCTGACGTTGATCCAGACCGGCCGCATGGAACGTCTACCGCTGATCCTGTTCGGCGAGGCTTTCTGGCGCCGCATCATCAATTTCGAAGCCCTGGCCGAATTCGGCACGATCGCACCCGATGACGTCAAGCTGATCAGCTTCGTCGACACGGCCGACGCCGCGTGGAAGATCGTCCAGGATTTCTACGAACACCGCGAACCGGGCCAGAGTCTCTGA
- a CDS encoding EF-hand domain-containing protein translates to MYRNKLILAALSSVLIFGAAAGASFAAPGDGPRPHHTGMDRPGRDAFLEITYVRMLKQFDANKDGKVSKEEATSGLDKIFAAIDTNNDGSLTPGEIRQYRQTQLQAMRDQHKQDAGDEKDANAAPDMPDSDSGQPPRDGHDGHRWMRHGGNIMRASMIMHRIDTDENGQISKQEAVAAFDKLFTRMDRNKDGVISIDDMPDRPLL, encoded by the coding sequence ATGTACCGCAACAAGCTGATACTGGCAGCGCTCTCCTCCGTCCTAATCTTCGGCGCTGCAGCCGGGGCAAGCTTTGCCGCGCCGGGCGACGGGCCGCGCCCGCATCATACCGGCATGGACCGCCCGGGCCGCGACGCCTTCCTCGAAATCACCTATGTCCGCATGCTCAAGCAGTTCGACGCAAACAAGGATGGAAAGGTCTCCAAGGAGGAGGCGACGAGCGGCCTCGACAAGATTTTCGCGGCGATCGACACCAACAATGACGGGTCGCTGACGCCCGGCGAAATCCGGCAGTACCGGCAGACGCAGCTGCAGGCGATGAGAGATCAGCACAAACAGGACGCCGGCGACGAGAAGGACGCGAATGCCGCGCCCGACATGCCGGACAGCGACTCCGGGCAGCCGCCGCGCGACGGCCATGACGGTCATCGCTGGATGCGCCATGGCGGCAACATCATGCGCGCTTCGATGATCATGCATCGGATCGACACCGACGAGAACGGGCAGATTTCCAAACAGGAGGCCGTGGCCGCGTTCGACAAGCTGTTCACGCGCATGGACCGCAACAAGGATGGCGTCATCTCGATCGACGACATGCCGGATCGGCCGCTGCTGTAA
- a CDS encoding pyrimidine 5'-nucleotidase — MTKIDRTPEKADFEHVTDWVFDLDNTLYPHHINLFAQIDKNMTAYVAALLQMEREEARKLQKQYYLDHGTTLQGLMIHHGIDPNDFLEKAHAIDYSALTPQPELGEAIKALPGRKFIFTNGSVKHAEMTAGALGILEHFDDIFDIVAAEYVPKPAQATYDKFAALKRVETNKAAMFEDLPRNLTVPKALGMQTVLLVPRNLEETVVEWWEKTSGDEDHIDFVTDDLVAFLGKVTRSGG; from the coding sequence ATGACCAAGATCGACCGTACGCCTGAAAAAGCCGATTTCGAACACGTGACAGACTGGGTGTTCGATCTCGACAACACGCTCTATCCCCATCACATCAATCTCTTCGCGCAGATCGACAAGAACATGACCGCCTATGTCGCGGCGCTGTTGCAGATGGAGCGGGAAGAAGCGCGCAAGCTGCAGAAGCAGTATTATCTCGACCACGGCACGACGCTGCAGGGCCTGATGATCCATCACGGCATCGATCCGAACGACTTCCTCGAAAAGGCGCATGCGATCGATTATTCGGCGCTGACGCCGCAGCCGGAACTCGGCGAAGCGATCAAGGCGCTGCCGGGGCGCAAGTTCATCTTTACCAACGGCAGCGTCAAACATGCAGAGATGACCGCCGGAGCGCTCGGTATCCTCGAGCATTTCGACGATATTTTCGACATCGTCGCCGCCGAGTACGTGCCGAAGCCGGCGCAGGCGACCTATGACAAGTTTGCGGCGCTGAAGCGGGTCGAAACGAACAAGGCGGCGATGTTCGAGGATCTGCCGCGCAATCTGACGGTACCGAAGGCGCTCGGCATGCAAACCGTGTTGCTTGTGCCGCGCAACCTGGAAGAGACCGTCGTCGAATGGTGGGAAAAGACCAGCGGCGACGAGGATCACATCGATTTCGTCACCGACGACCTCGTCGCGTTTCTCGGCAAGGTGACCAGATCCGGCGGCTGA
- a CDS encoding trifunctional transcriptional activator/DNA repair protein Ada/methylated-DNA--[protein]-cysteine S-methyltransferase: MLFERPDDDTLYDALIARSAEYEGQAYVCVKTTGIFCRLTCPARKPKRENTLFFETIAACVHSGFRPCRRCRPLEQPGREPVVDLLLAALDDEPEVRWSEDELVRRGHDPSTVRRAFKRALGMTFHDIVRHIRLGEAARQLADGARVIDAQLDAGYESPSGFRAAFQRLVGKAPALSQNRELLFADWFDTPLGPMIAVADKTRLHLLEFHDRKALLSELEALQKRVRSSVAIGRTPAIDQIEAEIRDYFEGRLTVFRTPLALGGTPFEKHVWAKLMEIPVGQTRAYGDLAREMERPEVVRAVGRANGANQLAIIVPCHRILGADGSLTGYGGGLWRKQWLLRHEEKISIETRMEETA; encoded by the coding sequence ATGCTTTTCGAACGCCCCGACGACGACACGCTCTATGATGCCCTGATCGCGCGCAGCGCCGAGTATGAGGGCCAGGCCTATGTCTGCGTCAAGACGACAGGCATCTTCTGCCGTCTGACCTGTCCGGCGCGCAAGCCGAAGCGGGAAAATACGCTGTTCTTCGAGACGATCGCCGCCTGCGTGCATTCCGGCTTCCGCCCCTGCCGGCGCTGCAGGCCGCTGGAGCAGCCGGGCAGGGAGCCGGTCGTCGATCTGTTGCTTGCCGCGCTCGACGACGAGCCGGAGGTTCGCTGGAGCGAGGATGAGCTCGTGCGCCGCGGCCATGATCCCTCGACCGTGCGGCGCGCCTTCAAGCGGGCGCTCGGCATGACCTTCCATGACATCGTCCGTCATATCAGGCTCGGAGAAGCGGCCCGGCAGCTCGCCGACGGGGCGCGCGTCATCGATGCCCAGCTCGACGCCGGGTACGAATCTCCGAGCGGTTTCCGGGCGGCGTTCCAGCGGCTCGTCGGCAAGGCGCCGGCACTCTCGCAGAATCGCGAACTGCTTTTTGCCGACTGGTTCGATACGCCGCTCGGGCCGATGATCGCGGTCGCCGACAAGACGCGTCTGCATCTTCTCGAATTTCACGATCGCAAGGCGCTGCTGAGCGAACTCGAAGCGCTGCAGAAGCGCGTTCGCTCCTCCGTCGCAATCGGCCGCACCCCCGCGATAGATCAGATCGAGGCGGAAATCCGCGATTATTTCGAAGGCCGGCTGACCGTCTTCAGGACCCCTCTGGCGCTGGGTGGCACGCCCTTCGAAAAGCATGTCTGGGCAAAGCTGATGGAGATCCCGGTCGGGCAGACGCGCGCCTATGGCGATCTCGCCAGGGAGATGGAAAGGCCGGAGGTCGTGCGTGCGGTCGGCCGCGCCAATGGCGCCAACCAGCTTGCCATCATCGTGCCCTGTCATCGCATCCTCGGCGCCGATGGTTCTCTGACCGGTTATGGCGGCGGCCTCTGGCGCAAGCAATGGCTGCTGCGCCACGAAGAGAAGATCAGCATAGAGACAAGGATGGAGGAGACAGCATGA